In a genomic window of Moritella sp. F3:
- a CDS encoding metal ABC transporter ATP-binding protein produces MGPAIRLQNVGLQYGDNVILEDISHYLEAGQCHVIMGPNGGGKTSLLRSILGLTPFTGNIDIQWPEHKGNIGYVPQKATFESSLPFTVMDFILLNQSRNPLFWRKRKKEQDHALAQLDRVGMANRTDRRMGQLSGGEQQRVLFAQSLLDNPDLLVLDEPTTGMDEQGVRYLESLIHELVRENKTILAVHHDVSAVRRLDGQVHVVNRQLVDSGPVSEVLRADKIERLFNHYTGGNVSVSASSVNPAQGVK; encoded by the coding sequence GTGGGTCCTGCAATTCGTTTACAAAATGTTGGTTTGCAATACGGTGACAATGTCATTTTAGAAGACATTTCACATTATTTAGAAGCTGGTCAATGCCATGTGATCATGGGACCTAATGGTGGTGGTAAAACATCGTTATTACGTTCTATTTTAGGCTTAACGCCTTTCACGGGCAATATTGATATTCAATGGCCTGAGCATAAAGGCAATATCGGTTATGTACCGCAAAAGGCGACGTTTGAGTCGAGCTTACCGTTTACAGTGATGGATTTTATTCTGTTAAATCAGAGTCGTAATCCGTTGTTTTGGCGCAAGCGTAAAAAAGAACAAGATCATGCGTTAGCGCAATTAGATCGCGTTGGCATGGCGAACCGTACTGACCGCCGTATGGGACAGTTATCAGGTGGTGAACAGCAACGTGTGTTATTCGCGCAGTCATTATTAGATAACCCCGATCTGTTAGTGCTTGATGAACCAACAACGGGTATGGATGAACAGGGTGTGCGTTACCTTGAGTCGTTAATTCATGAGTTAGTACGTGAGAATAAAACCATTTTAGCCGTGCATCACGATGTCAGTGCAGTGCGCCGTTTAGATGGTCAAGTGCATGTGGTTAATCGTCAGTTAGTTGATTCAGGCCCTGTGTCTGAGGTACTACGCGCAGACAAGATCGAACGCTTATTCAATCATTATACTGGTGGCAATGTATCTGTTAGCGCATCAAGCGTTAACCCTGCTCAAGGAGTTAAATAA
- a CDS encoding metal ABC transporter solute-binding protein, Zn/Mn family, with translation MKSKTMKNSMKNLIVAVTTSAVLLMSGAVQATEKLTIGITLQPYYSYVKAVVGDKANVLPLVDEGFNPHNYQPQPNDLRRLKQMDVIVVNAIGHDDFALKVIKAADRDDLIVIKANKDVPLLPAIGQSVGEGAVNPHTFVGLSTTIQKVYTIATELSKIDPDNARTYRKNARKYATEFRKMKRQAMLTLGDLDTSGMLVATTHNAYGYILQEFGVDVAAVIEPAHGVEPSASQLQETIEKIRASKIDVLFYELNMPSRYVETIEAATGVQLYRFSHMTHGAYEENKVAVEMKSNLATLVEAMKFAAKRSLADTAVTTNTATNIKQGS, from the coding sequence ATGAAAAGTAAAACAATGAAAAACAGCATGAAAAATCTAATCGTCGCAGTGACTACAAGCGCTGTGTTGCTAATGAGCGGCGCTGTTCAAGCGACTGAAAAACTCACTATTGGTATTACCCTGCAACCTTATTACAGCTATGTGAAAGCGGTTGTGGGTGATAAAGCCAATGTACTGCCACTCGTTGATGAAGGTTTTAACCCGCATAACTACCAACCACAACCAAATGATTTACGTCGTCTTAAACAGATGGACGTGATTGTTGTGAATGCGATTGGCCATGATGACTTTGCCTTAAAAGTAATTAAAGCAGCAGACCGTGATGATCTTATTGTGATCAAAGCCAATAAAGACGTGCCGTTATTACCTGCAATTGGTCAATCTGTAGGTGAAGGTGCAGTAAATCCGCATACCTTTGTGGGTCTATCGACGACTATTCAAAAGGTTTATACCATCGCCACAGAGTTATCGAAGATTGATCCTGATAACGCCCGTACTTACCGTAAAAATGCGCGTAAATATGCGACTGAATTCCGCAAAATGAAACGCCAAGCGATGCTGACGTTAGGCGATCTCGATACTTCGGGCATGCTGGTGGCGACCACACACAATGCTTACGGTTATATTCTGCAAGAATTTGGTGTAGATGTGGCGGCGGTCATTGAACCTGCACACGGTGTTGAGCCAAGTGCTAGCCAGTTACAAGAAACTATCGAGAAGATCCGCGCATCGAAAATTGATGTGTTGTTCTACGAATTAAATATGCCAAGCCGTTATGTTGAAACGATTGAAGCGGCAACGGGCGTGCAACTTTACCGTTTCTCGCACATGACGCATGGTGCATATGAAGAGAATAAAGTGGCCGTTGAAATGAAAAGTAATCTTGCGACCTTAGTTGAAGCAATGAAGTTTGCAGCGAAACGTTCGTTAGCTGATACAGCTGTAACGACTAATACCGCAACCAATATCAAGCAAGGAAGTTAA
- a CDS encoding DUF6162 family protein, whose amino-acid sequence MISQSVHPDDGGREGKWVALIIITILATAALLLPYHQTASSEQQLASHQISIKDLPTVELAMIGELRLAHEEIRNIHQDSLEFEGADAWPEMAELDELWLAPFIIDKSWERKGKHAWRKVAPALYQGIPALTTGSVAVILNSQAARPDVWLALDMPRPEPMMGNGLNASELINAGWKQVVFTGDETAGVDRAGVDNRAAAHTDKDSH is encoded by the coding sequence ATGATCAGTCAATCAGTTCATCCAGATGATGGCGGCCGTGAAGGTAAATGGGTGGCGTTAATCATCATCACCATTCTTGCCACTGCAGCACTGCTGTTACCTTACCATCAAACGGCGTCGAGCGAGCAACAGCTCGCGAGTCATCAAATATCGATTAAAGACCTGCCCACAGTGGAGCTGGCGATGATCGGCGAATTACGCTTAGCGCATGAAGAGATCCGCAATATTCATCAAGATAGCCTTGAGTTTGAAGGCGCCGATGCTTGGCCTGAAATGGCTGAATTAGATGAATTATGGTTAGCGCCTTTTATTATCGATAAAAGTTGGGAGCGTAAAGGTAAACATGCGTGGCGTAAAGTTGCTCCGGCTTTATATCAAGGAATTCCAGCGTTAACCACGGGTAGCGTTGCGGTGATATTGAATAGCCAAGCTGCAAGACCAGATGTGTGGTTAGCATTAGATATGCCTCGCCCTGAGCCAATGATGGGCAACGGGCTTAATGCCAGCGAACTGATCAATGCAGGTTGGAAACAAGTTGTGTTCACGGGTGATGAGACTGCTGGTGTAGATCGTGCCGGCGTAGATAATCGCGCTGCAGCGCATACCGACAAAGACAGTCACTAA
- a CDS encoding DUF4198 domain-containing protein — protein sequence MSTKSKLKVLGLACTVIAGLAATTTANAHPRWVLPSHFTVSKEGGDWLTFDVTASHGTFVFDKPAGSEFAQVIMPDGRKERPNFVIRGKRRSIFDFYFEEEGTHKVAINNVPSYYTAYKAGRRDTVKRIQANKAERANLLPEKARDVSTQLSYTRAESYVTVGMPTEKALEIEGKYLEMRPLTHPSDIVEGEEVSFQFFFNGEPQSGVTADITREGTLYRNHQEQIDVVSDKDGKVTFTPNVAGRYLMKANYKGELKNDPMADKASVNVHFTFEALLQ from the coding sequence ATGTCTACAAAAAGCAAATTAAAAGTATTAGGTTTAGCCTGTACGGTTATCGCAGGACTAGCTGCTACAACAACGGCTAATGCACACCCGCGTTGGGTATTACCATCGCATTTCACCGTATCAAAAGAAGGTGGTGATTGGTTAACGTTTGACGTAACTGCATCACACGGTACGTTCGTATTTGATAAGCCTGCCGGCAGTGAATTTGCACAAGTGATCATGCCTGATGGCCGTAAAGAGCGTCCTAACTTTGTGATCCGCGGTAAACGTCGTTCTATCTTTGACTTCTACTTTGAAGAAGAAGGTACGCATAAAGTCGCTATTAACAATGTTCCGTCTTACTACACGGCTTATAAAGCCGGTCGTCGCGATACGGTTAAACGTATTCAAGCCAACAAAGCAGAACGTGCAAACTTACTCCCAGAAAAAGCACGTGATGTGAGCACGCAATTGAGCTACACACGCGCAGAAAGCTATGTAACGGTTGGTATGCCAACTGAAAAAGCATTAGAAATTGAAGGTAAATACCTTGAAATGCGTCCACTGACTCACCCATCAGACATTGTTGAAGGTGAAGAGGTTAGCTTCCAGTTTTTCTTTAATGGCGAGCCACAATCGGGTGTTACTGCGGATATTACCCGTGAAGGTACGTTATACCGTAATCACCAAGAGCAAATTGACGTAGTAAGTGATAAAGACGGTAAAGTGACTTTCACTCCGAATGTTGCAGGTCGTTACTTGATGAAAGCTAATTATAAAGGTGAATTGAAAAATGATCCGATGGCTGACAAAGCAAGTGTGAACGTGCACTTTACGTTTGAAGCGTTACTACAATAA
- a CDS encoding DUF2271 domain-containing protein has product MTLLFKRLGQCIGLSIALLSSLFISTFSASAAPIPVTAELAVEFSLPKIDSSMYARPYVAVWIENSKRKSVRTVELWVGKDEWLKDLRSWWRKVGRYDRALVDGVTSATRPAGDYRFTWDGLDNDGNRVEAGKYTFYVEVVREHGGRNFIRQKMTLGDKPFSHAIAPTEETGDIRINYLIK; this is encoded by the coding sequence ATGACTTTGTTATTTAAACGTCTTGGTCAGTGCATCGGACTATCTATTGCATTATTAAGCAGCCTGTTCATTTCGACTTTTTCAGCAAGTGCTGCGCCAATCCCTGTGACTGCAGAGCTAGCGGTTGAATTTAGCTTACCTAAGATTGATTCATCTATGTATGCACGCCCTTATGTGGCGGTATGGATCGAGAACTCGAAACGCAAATCAGTGCGTACCGTCGAGCTGTGGGTTGGTAAAGACGAATGGCTAAAAGATTTACGTAGCTGGTGGCGCAAAGTCGGTCGTTACGATCGTGCATTGGTTGACGGCGTTACATCTGCCACTCGTCCTGCGGGTGATTACCGTTTCACCTGGGATGGTTTAGATAATGATGGTAACCGCGTTGAAGCGGGTAAGTATACATTTTATGTTGAAGTAGTACGTGAACACGGCGGCCGTAATTTCATCCGCCAAAAAATGACCTTAGGTGACAAGCCATTTAGTCACGCCATTGCACCAACCGAAGAAACCGGTGATATCCGTATTAACTACCTAATTAAATAA